The following nucleotide sequence is from Ahniella affigens.
AAGGTGCTCATGGCTCAACGCTCCAGGAACCGCTCACGCAGCACGGCCAGATTACACGGCTTAGTGGTCGCATCGAGCTGTGGCCGGATGATCTGATCGAAGGCCAAGCGGCAGGCACCACTCGATCCCGGCAAGCAGAACACAATGCGACCGTTCGCGATGCCGGCGACCGCCCGTGACTGAATCGTCGATGCACCAATCTCGGCAAAACTGAGTTGCCGAAACAACTCACCGAAGCCCTCAATGACCTTGTCGAACAACGGCAGCAGCGCTTCAGGCGTGGTATCGCGACCGGTGAACCCGGTGCCGCCCGTCGTCAGGATCACATCAACCGACGGATCGATCAGCCAGTTCGACACCTTCGCGCGCAGCAGAAATCGGTCATCCGGCAGCAACTCGCGATCAGCCAGGCGATGCCCCGCTTCGGTCAGTTTCGCCACCAACAGATCACCCGAGCGATCTTCAGCCAGCCCTCGGGTATCGGAGATCGTCAGCACAGCAATCGACAGGCTCATGGCTCACCTTGATAGAGGGTTCGACGCTGCGAACGCCGGAAGCGATGCCTCAAGCGATCCGATCGCGGCCGCCAAAATACGGCCGCAGCACCTCGGGAATCGTGATCGAACCATCGGCATTCTGATAGTTCTCCATCACGGCGATCAGCGCACGGCCCACCGCCACACCGGAGCCATTCAGCGTGTGCACCGGCTCGTTCTTGCCGGTGGCCGGATTGCGCCAGCGCGCTTGCATGCGCCGGGCCTGGAACGCATCGCAGTTCGAGCACGAGGAGATCTCGCGGAACGTGTTCTGCGATGGGAGCCAGACTTCAAGATCAAAAGTCTTGATCGCCGAAAAGCCCATGTCGCCCGAGCAGAGCAACATGCGCCGATACGGCAGGCCGAGCTTCTCCAGCACGACCTCAGCCGCGCGCGTCATGCGCTCATGTTCGGCATGGCTTTCTTCCGGGCGCGCAATCGACACCAGTTCGACCTTCTCGAACTGATGCTGACGAATCATGCCGCGGACATCACGACCGTAGCTACCAGCCTCGGCACGGAAGCACATCGAGTGGGCGGTCATCCGCATTGGCAGCTGTGCGTCGTCGA
It contains:
- the moaB gene encoding molybdenum cofactor biosynthesis protein B; its protein translation is MSLSIAVLTISDTRGLAEDRSGDLLVAKLTEAGHRLADRELLPDDRFLLRAKVSNWLIDPSVDVILTTGGTGFTGRDTTPEALLPLFDKVIEGFGELFRQLSFAEIGASTIQSRAVAGIANGRIVFCLPGSSGACRLAFDQIIRPQLDATTKPCNLAVLRERFLER